The genomic stretch AGCCGCGAAAGAACACGAGCTGGACGTCGAGCCCGCCGAGCGCCGCTGTCTCCTCGAACATGCGGCCCTGCAGCGATTGCGCGAGATCCCATGTCGGCTGGCGGCTCATGGTGGCGTCGAGCGCGAAAATCAGCCGACCCCGCGCGGCCGCGGCGCCGACGCGCCGCGCCTCCCGAATGAACGCCTCCACCGCCTCCGCGCGCGCGGAAGGGGAAAGCGGCGCATTGCCTCTTTCATCGCTCACGGCTGTTCACGTCGCGTCCCTGACCGTTTATATCAGATCGGTCGCCGCCCCGGGAATGACAAGAGGCGCGAGCCTCGCCGCGCAAGGCCGGCCCGCTCCGCCGATCACGCGAGGATAGGCGAGTCCGCCGCGTCTTTCGACAGAAATCGCGACGTCAGGCCTTACCGGAAAACCCGAAATGACCCTTTACGCTTCCTTGCCTGCAACGGCGCCGATCGCCGCCCTTCCCGGCGAGCCGAGCGCTCAGGCGCAGGCGCTGATCGCCGATTTCGCGCAGCGTCTCGCCGAGAGCGGAGCGCGAGTCGCCGGCGTCACTCAGGCGCGCATCCTCGACGAAGCGACCGGCCGCAGCCGCATCGTGCTGCGCGACGTCGCCGATGGCGCGCTCTATGCGATCTCGCAGGATCTGGGGGCGGGCTCTGTCGCCTGCAATCTCGACTCGAGCGAATTGGCGCTCGCTTGCGCCTCGATAGAGCGACGCGTCGCCGAGGGCGTCGATCTCGTCGTCATCAGCAAATTCAGCAAGCAGGAGGCCTCGCGCGGCGGCCTCGCCGACGCTTTCCGCGCTTCCATGCTGGCCAAGGTTCCGGTGGTGACGGCGGTGTCGCCGCATTACGTCGAGGAGTGGCGCCAATTCGCCGGCCCGTTGGCAGAATTCCTCGCGCATGATCTCGACGCGCTCTTCGCCTGGTGGGAGCGAGCGCAAAAGGCTCAGCTCACGGGCGCGGAATGATCCGCCAAGCGGCGGCGATGACGCTCGCGTGAGAGTTCCAGCGGCTCGGCGTCCGGCGCGCGCGGCCGCTTGACCGCTATGACCAGCGCGTAGCTCACGATCTGCAGCAGGAACCACGAGCCGAGCTTGGCCGCGCCGACCGGCGACCAGACCGCGAGCTGGCTCGGATAGAGCCAGGTGCGGGTGAAGGTTCCGACATTCTCGGCGAGAAAGATGAAGCTCGCGGCGAGCAGCGCCGCCAGCAGCAGCGGCATCGACCGCCAGCTGTGATGCACGCGGTAGAAAATCCATGTGCGCGCGAACAGCGCCGCCGTCGCCGCGAACAGCGCGATCCGCAAATCCCACAGGTAATGGTGCAGGAAGAAATTGGCGTAGATCGCCACGGCGAGCGCAGCGACCATCCATATCGGCGGATGGCGAATGAAGCGAAAGTCGAACACCACCCAGGCGCGCATCATATAGCTGCCGATCGCCGCATACATGAAGCCGGTGAAGAGCGGAACGCCGCCGATGCGGAAAAAGGTCGGATCGGGGTAGATCCAGGAGCCGACCGCGGTCTTGAAGACCTCCATCGCCGTGCCGACGAGATGAAACAGCAGGATCACCTTGGCTTCCTGCAGGCTCTCGAAACGCGTCGCGAGCAGCAGCGCCTGAATGGCGAGCGCGGCGAGGAAGAGAAAATCATAGCGCGCGAGGAAAAATTCGCGCGGATAGAAAAAATGCGTCGCGATCAGCAGCCCGACCATCAGAAAGCCGAACAGGCACGCCCACGCCTGCTTCACGCCGAAGCGTAGAAACTCGTATGTCAGGCGGCGCAACGGCCGCTGCGAGGCCCAGCGCGCGAGGCGCGCCTCGGCGATGGCGAAGCGCGCCAATGGCGCCCATTGCGCCGCCGCGCTGGCGCGAGGATCGAAAAAGCCCGGGTCCATTTCTTTTCGCTCACCGCACCGGCGGCGCATACATCAGCCCGCCCTTGGTCCACAGCGCGTTGAGCCGGCGCTCCAGGCCGATCGGCGAGCCGGCGCCGAGATTGCGCTCGAACGCTTCGCCGTAATTGCCGACATGCTTGACGATGCGATAGGCCCAATCGGCCTCGAGCCCCAGCCCGTCGACGCGGCCGCCGTCGACGCCGAGCAGGCGCCTAACGCGCGGATCGGCCGATTTCAGCTGCTCGTCGGCATTGGCCGAGGTCACGCCCAGCTCCTCCGCATCGACCATGGCGAAATGCGTCCAGCGCACGATGTCGAACCATTGGTCGTCGCCTTGCCGCACGATGGGGCCGAGCGGCTCCTTGTCGATGAGCTCGGGCAGGATCGCATGTTCGGCGGGCGCGGCCAACTCTTGCCGCTTGGCGGCGAGCGTCGAGAGATCGGCGGTCAGCGCCTCGCATTTGGCGTCGGAATAGGCCTTGGCCGCCTCCTCGAATGTCGGGAACAGCTTGGGCTCGATCGGCTTTACGCCCTCGCGGTGAAAATCGACGAGATCGAGCTCGAAGGGCGTTCCCTGCTGCACGCAGACGGAGAGGCCGCCGAGATCGCGCAACGCGGCGATGGATTTTTTGCGCGCGAGAAAGCCCTGCCCGTCGAAAAAGCTGATCGCCGTATAGGAGAGCCCCTGCCCGGCGTCGCGCGACAATGTGAAAGCGGCGCCGCGCGCCAGCAGATCGACGACGCCCGATTGCAGCGCCTTCACGCGATCCTTGGCGGAGAGCGTCACGAAGCGCATTTTTTCGGGATCGTCGAAAATGGCGGCGGCGAGCGCACGGCAGAAATCGACGTCGAAGCCGCTC from Methylosinus sp. C49 encodes the following:
- a CDS encoding DUF2478 domain-containing protein encodes the protein MTLYASLPATAPIAALPGEPSAQAQALIADFAQRLAESGARVAGVTQARILDEATGRSRIVLRDVADGALYAISQDLGAGSVACNLDSSELALACASIERRVAEGVDLVVISKFSKQEASRGGLADAFRASMLAKVPVVTAVSPHYVEEWRQFAGPLAEFLAHDLDALFAWWERAQKAQLTGAE
- a CDS encoding DUF817 domain-containing protein encodes the protein MDPGFFDPRASAAAQWAPLARFAIAEARLARWASQRPLRRLTYEFLRFGVKQAWACLFGFLMVGLLIATHFFYPREFFLARYDFLFLAALAIQALLLATRFESLQEAKVILLFHLVGTAMEVFKTAVGSWIYPDPTFFRIGGVPLFTGFMYAAIGSYMMRAWVVFDFRFIRHPPIWMVAALAVAIYANFFLHHYLWDLRIALFAATAALFARTWIFYRVHHSWRSMPLLLAALLAASFIFLAENVGTFTRTWLYPSQLAVWSPVGAAKLGSWFLLQIVSYALVIAVKRPRAPDAEPLELSRERHRRRLADHSAPVS
- a CDS encoding amino acid ABC transporter substrate-binding protein — encoded protein: MSNDRRSPEPNPESDMISRLFRKILIASALLLAVGAEASTLEQAQKRGFLICGASNGLPGFAHQNEAGRWSGFDVDFCRALAAAIFDDPEKMRFVTLSAKDRVKALQSGVVDLLARGAAFTLSRDAGQGLSYTAISFFDGQGFLARKKSIAALRDLGGLSVCVQQGTPFELDLVDFHREGVKPIEPKLFPTFEEAAKAYSDAKCEALTADLSTLAAKRQELAAPAEHAILPELIDKEPLGPIVRQGDDQWFDIVRWTHFAMVDAEELGVTSANADEQLKSADPRVRRLLGVDGGRVDGLGLEADWAYRIVKHVGNYGEAFERNLGAGSPIGLERRLNALWTKGGLMYAPPVR